From the Oryza glaberrima chromosome 5, OglaRS2, whole genome shotgun sequence genome, one window contains:
- the LOC127773880 gene encoding uncharacterized protein LOC127773880 → MARMKKKGALSRRRTATSRAATVARRKGVVVVGGGEDRISDLPDDLLRLVLRRLDTRTALATAALSRRWASLCRGLDALDFLVSDVLPPRYHRCRDHLLLHHPHATKGIDGDGVKVVAGRYERLAMRKMAVSIDSFLDAAPDDDDPDRRRRITRLRLEFIVNHHSDSINRLIATAIDAWGVKDLEILAGTPAHQLRPLDRLHIFPHQGICSDPRSSTLTSLTLANCTIPPLQGFQALRILVLQHLPSSTRPADYESVFTSCTQLRVLHLKSCMFDGALRVNAPCSSIEQLVFDHCGGGLIILYALPKLEEMAVVQTCVWFQRGSMPCLKRLNLIFRYKHDHHSTSMPWGMNLMQIAEYTPEITELFLEFTGRGAATMDAPPSSPLPSLPNLRKLVVVVPSSWDVSWPRLLLEVAPCLEILHVHVAACEDEPRGEISWRRCESRHRKLKELGMSGFEGTGRQVYFVNFVMEVSLALKSVSLCKYAGVYWDYDIVREDRRWSSEDRADVLKQIGERVSCTDIPVQLVRE, encoded by the coding sequence ATGGCTAGGATGAAGAAGAAGGGCGCGCTCTCTCGCCGCCGGACGGCGACGTCGCGCGCGGCCACCGTGGCTAGGCGGAagggtgtcgtcgtcgtcggcggcggcgaggaccgcaTCAGCGACCTCCCGGACGACCTGCTGCGCCTCGTCCTGCGGCGGCTCGACACCCGCACGGCGCTCGCCACGGCGGCGCTCTCCAGGCGCTGGGCCTCCCTCTGTCGCGGCCTCGACGCCCTCGATTTCCTCGTCAGCGACGTGCTCCCGCCGCGCTACCACCGGTGCCgcgaccacctcctcctccaccacccccACGCCACTAAAGGcatcgacggcgacggtgtcaAGGTCGTCGCCGGCAGGTACGAGCGCCTCGCCATGCGGAAAATGGCGGTCTCCATCGACAGCTTCCTCGACGCGgcgccggacgacgacgaccccgatCGACGGAGGAGGATCACTAGGCTGAGGCTGGAGTTCATCGTCAATCACCACTCCGACAGCATCAACCGCTTGATCGCCACGGCCATCGATGCTTGGGGGGTCAAGGATCTCGAGATTCTTGCTGGGACGCCCGCGCATCAGCTACGGCCGCTGGATCGCCTCCACATCTTCCCTCACCAAGGTATCTGCTCTGATCCCCGCAGCTCCACTCTGACAAGCCTGACGCTGGCTAACTGCACGATCCCGCCATTGCAAGGGTTCCAAGCTCTGAGGATCCTCGTCTTGCAGCATCTGCCAAGCTCCACGCGTCCAGCAGACTACGAATCGGTGTTCACTTCTTGCACACAGCTGCGAGTGCTGCACCTCAAATCCTGCATGTTCGATGGCGCTCTACGGGTAAACGCTCCGTGTTCATCGATCGAGCAGCTTGTGTTCGACCACTGCGGCGGTGGCCTGATCATTCTCTACGCTCTTCCAAAGCTCGAGGAGATGGCCGTGGTGCAGACCTGCGTATGGTTCCAGCGTGGCTCCATGCCATGCCTCAAACGCCTGAACCTCATCTTTCGATACAAGCATGATCATCACTCCACCTCCATGCCTTGGGGCATGAACCTGATGCAGATTGCTGAGTACACCCCAGAAATAACAGAGCTGTTCCTGGAGTTCACCGGACGCGGGGCGGCGACGATGGATGCGCCGCCATCATCGCCATTGCCGTCGCTGCCAAACCTCCGAAAGCTCGTGGTCGTCGTGCCATCGTCGTGGGACGTCTCATGGCCGCGCCTCCTCTTGGAGGTGGCGCCATGCCTTGAGATCCTCCACGTCCATGTCGCCGCCTGCGAGGACGAGCCCCGCGGCGAGATCTCGTGGCGGCGATGCGAGTCGCGACACAGGAAGCTGAAGGAGTTGGGGATGAGTGGCTTCGAGGGGACGGGAAGGCAGGTTTACTTTGTTAACTTTGTGATGGAGGTATCATTAGCTCTGAAGTCTGTGAGTCTGTGCAAATATGCAGGTGTTTACTGGGACTACGACATTGTTCGTGAAGATCGTCGTTGGAGCAGTGAGGACAGAGCTGATGTACTGAAGCAGATCGGTGAGAGAGTTTCTTGCACAGATATTCCGGTTCAGTTAGTCCGGGAGTGA